One Mailhella massiliensis DNA segment encodes these proteins:
- the nusG gene encoding transcription termination/antitermination protein NusG, with product MAEQESITDFPVHSESAAAQDAGHWYILHTYSGFEQRVEQMIRELMRTGQDNGCIHDVVVPTERVIELGKGGQKRTTTRKFYPGYVMVRMTMTDLSWHLVQNIPKVTGFVGGKNRPAPMGPGEAERILSLMETRQEQPRPKFNFDRGDEVRVIDGPFGGFNGVVEEVNYDKGKLKVSVSIFGRQTPVELDFIQVTKG from the coding sequence ATGGCTGAGCAAGAAAGCATCACCGACTTCCCCGTCCATTCTGAATCTGCTGCCGCTCAGGATGCCGGTCACTGGTACATCCTGCATACGTATTCCGGCTTTGAACAGCGGGTCGAGCAGATGATCAGGGAACTGATGCGCACCGGCCAGGACAACGGCTGCATCCACGATGTGGTCGTGCCCACCGAACGAGTCATCGAACTCGGCAAAGGCGGTCAGAAGCGCACTACGACCAGAAAGTTCTATCCCGGTTATGTCATGGTCCGCATGACGATGACCGACCTTTCCTGGCATCTGGTTCAGAATATCCCCAAAGTCACAGGCTTTGTGGGCGGGAAAAATCGTCCTGCACCTATGGGTCCTGGTGAAGCGGAGCGCATTCTTTCGTTGATGGAAACCCGCCAGGAACAGCCTCGTCCCAAGTTCAACTTCGATCGCGGCGACGAGGTCCGGGTCATTGACGGCCCGTTCGGCGGTTTCAATGGCGTTGTGGAAGAGGTCAACTACGACAAGGGCAAGCTCAAGGTGTCCGTGTCCATCTTCGGCCGCCAGACGCCGGTGGAGCTCGATTTCATCCAGGTGACCAAGGGCTGA
- the secE gene encoding preprotein translocase subunit SecE: MARFAAFREYLLLSRVELRKVSWPNWKETRTTSMVVLGFVAVMAILLGVVDLILSSVVRLILA; the protein is encoded by the coding sequence ATGGCGCGCTTTGCTGCATTCAGGGAATATCTTCTCCTGTCTCGCGTTGAGCTGCGCAAGGTCAGCTGGCCCAACTGGAAAGAAACCCGTACCACCAGCATGGTGGTGCTCGGCTTTGTTGCCGTCATGGCCATCCTTCTCGGAGTGGTGGATCTCATCCTTTCCAGTGTGGTTCGTCTGATCCTCGCCTGA
- the rpmG gene encoding 50S ribosomal protein L33: protein MRVNILLACTECKRRNYATVKNKKNTTGRLEVKKYCPWDKKHTTHREAK from the coding sequence ATGCGCGTGAACATCCTGCTCGCTTGCACCGAATGCAAGCGCCGCAACTACGCCACGGTTAAGAACAAGAAGAACACTACCGGTCGCCTTGAAGTCAAGAAGTATTGCCCCTGGGACAAGAAACACACGACTCATCGCGAAGCGAAGTAG
- the tuf gene encoding elongation factor Tu produces MGKEKFDRSKPHVNIGTIGHIDHGKTTLTAAITKIAGLKGQGQFIAYDDIDKAPEEKERGITISTAHVEYETDKRHYAHVDCPGHADYIKNMITGAAQMDGAIIVVAATDGPMPQTREHILLARQVGVPYIIVFMNKCDQVDDPELLDLVEMEMRELLTANGFPGDDLPVIRGSALNALNCDDWHAEDAKCILELLDACDSYIPDPVRETDKPFLMPIEDVFSISGRGTVVTGRVERGVVKVGDTVEIVGIRPTQTTTVTGVEMFRKLLDQGQAGDNIGALLRGIKREDVERGQVLAAPKSITPHTKFKSEVYVLSKDEGGRHTPFFSGYRPQFYFRTTDITGVIKLAEGVEMVMPGDNATFNVELINPIAMAPGERFAIREGGHTVGSGVVTEILE; encoded by the coding sequence ATGGGCAAGGAAAAATTTGATCGCTCTAAGCCGCATGTCAACATTGGTACCATCGGCCACATCGACCATGGTAAGACCACTCTGACTGCCGCCATCACCAAGATCGCCGGCCTCAAGGGCCAGGGCCAGTTCATCGCCTACGACGATATCGACAAGGCTCCTGAAGAAAAGGAACGCGGTATCACCATTTCTACCGCTCACGTCGAATACGAGACCGACAAGCGTCACTACGCTCACGTTGACTGCCCCGGCCACGCCGACTACATCAAGAACATGATCACCGGTGCCGCTCAGATGGACGGCGCCATCATCGTGGTTGCCGCCACCGACGGCCCCATGCCCCAGACCCGTGAGCACATCCTGCTCGCCCGTCAGGTCGGCGTGCCCTACATCATCGTGTTCATGAACAAGTGCGACCAGGTCGACGACCCCGAACTGCTGGATCTCGTCGAAATGGAAATGCGCGAACTGCTGACCGCCAACGGCTTCCCGGGCGACGACCTCCCCGTGATCCGCGGTTCCGCTCTGAACGCCCTGAACTGCGACGACTGGCACGCTGAAGATGCCAAGTGCATCCTCGAACTGCTCGATGCCTGCGACAGCTACATCCCCGATCCTGTCCGCGAAACCGACAAGCCCTTCCTCATGCCCATCGAAGACGTGTTCTCCATCTCCGGCCGTGGCACCGTGGTGACCGGTCGTGTGGAACGCGGCGTGGTGAAGGTCGGTGACACCGTGGAAATCGTGGGTATCCGTCCCACCCAGACCACCACTGTGACCGGCGTTGAAATGTTCCGCAAGCTGCTCGATCAGGGTCAGGCCGGTGACAACATCGGTGCTCTGCTCCGCGGCATCAAGCGTGAAGACGTGGAACGCGGCCAGGTTCTCGCCGCTCCCAAGTCCATCACTCCTCACACCAAGTTCAAGTCCGAAGTGTACGTTCTGAGCAAGGACGAAGGCGGCCGCCACACTCCCTTCTTCTCCGGCTACCGTCCTCAGTTCTACTTCCGCACCACCGACATCACCGGCGTGATCAAGCTGGCTGAAGGTGTGGAAATGGTTATGCCCGGCGATAACGCTACCTTCAACGTCGAACTCATCAACCCCATCGCCATGGCTCCCGGTGAACGCTTCGCTATCCGCGAAGGCGGCCACACCGTCGGCTCCGGCGTGGTGACCGAAATCTTGGAGTAA
- a CDS encoding autotransporter outer membrane beta-barrel domain-containing protein: protein MTISGGSVSMDIYGGSALSRTGFAEAVGNSVTVTGGLDGFDYSLYGGYARSYAGDATASDNTVSLSGPLNPGAWATVYGGYARLSDGTGTLTASGNSVNLDAGAPLYLVVGGEAYGDSSSVSDSFASNNTVTLRAGAVGLMYGGYAIASGNAESAGNTIIVYGGEAGHVVAGDTHAMNGDAVSSGNSAIFYGGASRSVFGASVQSDGGQAKAFDNTVRLMNAAVDGSVVGAFAPDSSVAAFLERNTVVVGSGATVTGDAVGAAVTGTVQGSRADFNIVAVADGGRVETDVYGGLVEGAGSAGSNTVLVRNAFVGGDVVGGSVGQGGVAMHNSVVIAEGARFSSDTGVYGGLEDGNAVSSTESGNTLFVDGWQGSVRRAAGFENLHFVLPAPGASVDVPMLTVTGAQSGDFSGSTVTAQLPDIITGGRAYLGDTFTLLLDESGAVAEAQEGGLVSLLQGYATYFDGVLTNTGTAVQLQITEERMNPRIAALAEARAAGSGLLGQGADLAADAGLFQAREALRRSGRDWTPFAAFYGGTSRYNTGSHADTEGFSGMTGLAGTWDLDGNEAVFGGFFEFGRAHLDTFNGFSLGDVRGNGSSHYTGGGLLARIEAGPGPLEGWYAEGVWRTGNIVTSWYSGDLRDNMDRPAEYDLSNLYYGGHAGLGHVFSPAETLALDVYGRFFWTHQQADSADMNGEMVHFQSVDSRRVRAGARLFWTVCEGVTPYAGAAWEKEFGGAAHVTARDFSVPDASLKGDSALFELGVNVASSSRPFSLDLGLAGSTGERESMGGRLNLQYRF, encoded by the coding sequence GTGACTATCTCGGGCGGCAGCGTTTCCATGGATATCTACGGCGGTTCCGCCCTGAGCCGTACGGGTTTTGCCGAGGCCGTAGGCAACAGCGTGACGGTTACGGGCGGACTGGACGGTTTCGATTATTCCCTGTACGGGGGCTATGCCAGAAGCTATGCGGGCGACGCCACGGCATCCGACAATACGGTGAGTCTGTCCGGCCCGCTGAATCCGGGGGCGTGGGCCACGGTGTACGGCGGATATGCCAGGCTTTCCGACGGAACCGGAACGCTGACCGCTTCGGGCAACAGCGTGAATCTTGATGCCGGCGCGCCGCTTTATCTTGTCGTGGGCGGCGAAGCCTACGGCGACAGCTCCTCCGTGTCGGATTCCTTTGCCTCGAACAATACGGTCACGCTGAGGGCGGGAGCCGTGGGGCTGATGTACGGCGGCTATGCCATTGCTTCCGGCAATGCCGAGTCCGCGGGCAACACGATCATCGTGTACGGAGGTGAGGCTGGACATGTGGTGGCGGGCGATACGCACGCCATGAACGGCGATGCCGTATCTTCCGGCAACAGCGCGATTTTTTACGGCGGCGCGAGCAGGAGTGTGTTCGGGGCTTCCGTACAGAGCGACGGCGGGCAGGCAAAGGCCTTCGACAACACGGTGCGGCTCATGAATGCCGCCGTGGACGGCAGCGTGGTCGGCGCATTCGCTCCGGACAGTTCCGTGGCGGCCTTTCTGGAACGCAATACCGTGGTGGTGGGAAGCGGCGCGACGGTGACGGGCGATGCCGTGGGCGCGGCCGTCACGGGGACGGTACAGGGCAGCAGGGCGGACTTCAACATCGTTGCCGTGGCGGACGGCGGACGTGTGGAAACGGACGTATACGGCGGTCTGGTGGAAGGCGCGGGCAGCGCCGGCTCCAATACCGTACTCGTGCGCAATGCCTTCGTGGGCGGCGACGTCGTGGGCGGTTCTGTAGGGCAGGGCGGCGTGGCCATGCACAACAGCGTGGTCATTGCGGAAGGGGCCCGTTTTTCCTCCGATACCGGCGTGTACGGAGGCCTGGAGGACGGAAATGCGGTGTCGTCCACCGAAAGCGGCAATACGCTTTTCGTGGACGGATGGCAGGGAAGCGTGCGGCGGGCGGCGGGTTTTGAGAACCTGCATTTCGTTCTTCCTGCTCCCGGCGCTTCCGTGGATGTGCCCATGCTCACGGTGACCGGCGCGCAGAGCGGAGATTTCTCGGGTTCTACGGTAACGGCTCAGCTTCCCGATATCATTACCGGAGGCAGAGCCTATCTCGGCGACACGTTTACGCTGCTTCTCGATGAAAGCGGCGCCGTGGCCGAAGCTCAGGAGGGCGGACTGGTCAGTCTGCTTCAGGGCTATGCAACGTATTTCGACGGCGTGCTGACCAATACCGGTACGGCGGTACAGCTTCAGATCACGGAAGAGCGCATGAACCCGCGCATTGCGGCACTTGCGGAAGCGCGGGCTGCAGGAAGCGGGCTGCTTGGTCAGGGCGCGGATCTTGCGGCGGACGCGGGGCTTTTTCAGGCCCGCGAGGCATTGCGGCGTTCCGGCCGGGACTGGACGCCGTTTGCCGCCTTCTACGGCGGGACCTCCCGCTACAATACCGGGTCTCATGCGGACACGGAAGGTTTTTCCGGCATGACGGGGCTTGCGGGAACATGGGACCTGGACGGGAATGAGGCAGTTTTCGGCGGATTCTTCGAATTCGGCCGGGCGCATCTTGATACGTTCAACGGCTTTTCTCTGGGGGACGTCAGGGGGAACGGCTCAAGTCATTATACGGGCGGGGGGCTGCTTGCCCGTATCGAGGCCGGGCCCGGACCTCTGGAGGGCTGGTATGCCGAAGGCGTGTGGCGCACGGGCAACATCGTCACTTCCTGGTACAGCGGCGATCTGCGGGACAATATGGACCGGCCTGCGGAATACGACCTTTCCAACCTCTATTACGGCGGTCATGCAGGCCTGGGGCATGTTTTTTCTCCGGCGGAAACGCTTGCCCTTGATGTGTACGGCAGGTTTTTCTGGACGCATCAGCAGGCCGACAGCGCCGACATGAACGGAGAGATGGTGCACTTCCAAAGCGTGGATTCCCGCCGTGTGCGTGCGGGGGCCCGTCTTTTCTGGACGGTGTGCGAAGGGGTGACTCCCTACGCGGGGGCTGCCTGGGAAAAGGAATTCGGCGGTGCGGCCCATGTGACGGCCCGGGATTTTTCCGTTCCCGACGCTTCTTTGAAAGGGGACAGCGCGCTCTTCGAGCTGGGGGTGAACGTGGCGTCGTCTTCCCGTCCCTTCAGTCTTGATCTGGGTCTTGCGGGAAGTACGGGAGAGCGGGAGAGCATGGGCGGCCGCCTGAATCTGCAGTATCGGTTTTGA
- a CDS encoding Hsp20/alpha crystallin family protein — protein sequence MLPSIFGERLFDDFFGEPFMPAFVKHDPLFGKNAKHLMKTDVRELENTYELDIDLPGFKKDEVKIELDGGYLTISAAKALNKDEDGKNGQYLRRERYSGECSRSFYVGEALEPKDVSATFEDGILKLSFPKAPEKKVPEKKTIAIA from the coding sequence ATGTTGCCCAGTATTTTTGGTGAAAGACTTTTTGATGACTTCTTCGGTGAACCCTTTATGCCCGCTTTCGTGAAGCACGACCCGCTTTTCGGCAAGAACGCAAAGCATCTGATGAAGACGGACGTGCGTGAACTGGAAAACACCTATGAGCTTGATATCGATCTGCCCGGCTTCAAGAAGGATGAGGTGAAGATCGAACTGGACGGCGGCTATCTGACCATCAGCGCCGCCAAGGCTCTGAACAAGGATGAAGACGGCAAGAACGGCCAGTATCTGCGCCGCGAACGCTACAGCGGCGAATGCAGCCGCAGCTTCTATGTGGGCGAAGCCTTGGAACCCAAGGATGTGTCCGCCACCTTTGAAGACGGCATTCTGAAGCTTTCCTTCCCGAAGGCTCCCGAGAAGAAGGTTCCTGAAAAGAAGACCATCGCCATTGCTTAA
- a CDS encoding MFS transporter → MFTRLKIVNPVWILALLCTAYSLSFFQRVYPSVLSLDLMKAFSVDTAGFGLISSATMLGYAVTQIPSGLLTDIMGGRRALVLYQILAGLCCMAFTFCESLMSAVVCRFLLGLTLACNVPAYKLLASCVPAERYAQYCSILTGCGAVGTLLASSPLVAVTGLVGWRAALFMVGVFTVLLGGMIYMLLRDGESAGRNVVSMRDNVRELKSGIAVVIRMKNFWFIVLWFMFMIGNLFTLLTAWWGGYLMQANGLSKDMAGLSMSIMSLTPLPFLMVFPWLSDRVVHSRRVFLLLAALLETLVLGYLCLHTGEPLSFVELTVAGVAVSVVSNCMGPLSFTMVKESVPVSALASACGFLNSTGPVVSALMQALLGVLVAWRMGEGATAMQAYGNAFWLLCAGSFISLVAALFMKDTLK, encoded by the coding sequence ATGTTCACCCGCCTGAAAATCGTCAATCCCGTCTGGATACTGGCACTGCTCTGTACGGCGTATTCCCTGAGCTTTTTCCAGCGCGTGTATCCTTCCGTGCTGTCGCTGGATCTCATGAAGGCCTTTTCCGTGGATACGGCCGGGTTCGGTCTTATCAGTTCCGCAACCATGCTGGGCTATGCCGTCACGCAGATTCCTTCGGGCCTGCTCACGGACATCATGGGCGGGCGGCGCGCCCTGGTGCTGTATCAGATTCTCGCCGGGCTCTGCTGCATGGCCTTCACCTTCTGTGAAAGTCTCATGTCCGCGGTGGTATGCCGCTTTCTGCTGGGGCTGACGCTGGCCTGCAATGTGCCCGCCTACAAGCTCCTGGCTTCCTGCGTGCCTGCGGAACGATATGCCCAGTACTGTTCCATTCTCACGGGCTGCGGCGCCGTGGGCACGCTGCTTGCCTCCAGTCCTCTGGTGGCCGTGACGGGCCTTGTGGGCTGGCGCGCGGCGCTTTTCATGGTGGGCGTGTTCACCGTGCTTCTCGGCGGCATGATATATATGCTTCTGCGCGACGGAGAGTCTGCCGGGCGGAATGTCGTTTCCATGCGCGACAATGTGCGCGAGCTGAAAAGCGGCATCGCCGTCGTCATCCGCATGAAGAACTTCTGGTTCATCGTGCTGTGGTTCATGTTCATGATCGGCAACCTTTTCACCCTGCTTACGGCATGGTGGGGCGGCTATCTCATGCAGGCCAACGGGCTGTCCAAGGATATGGCCGGACTCAGCATGTCCATCATGTCGCTTACGCCGCTGCCTTTTCTCATGGTCTTTCCCTGGCTGTCCGACAGGGTGGTGCATTCCCGCAGGGTGTTTCTGCTGCTGGCGGCGCTTCTGGAAACGCTGGTGCTCGGGTACCTCTGCCTGCACACGGGGGAACCGCTTTCCTTTGTGGAGCTCACCGTTGCAGGTGTGGCCGTAAGCGTGGTTTCCAACTGCATGGGGCCCCTTTCCTTCACCATGGTCAAGGAAAGCGTGCCCGTCTCCGCGCTGGCTTCCGCCTGCGGTTTTCTGAACAGCACGGGACCTGTGGTGTCGGCCCTCATGCAGGCGCTGCTGGGCGTGCTGGTCGCCTGGCGCATGGGCGAAGGAGCCACAGCCATGCAGGCTTACGGCAACGCCTTCTGGCTGCTTTGTGCGGGGAGTTTTATTTCCCTTGTGGCTGCGCTGTTCATGAAGGATACGCTGAAGTGA
- a CDS encoding tyrosine-type recombinase/integrase yields MATQKRRYHPKKWAGVYVYETSEMYNGAPDLCFYITFKSGRRLIWEKVGKISEGYGPDVAAEIRADRIKAIRHGEEVKTAKELRREQAEKDKPFAEIADAYFDIKGPTLKGLTTDRNRYLKHLKPLFGKRSVSEITPQMVEELRKSLSERKPATLWNTLELLRRIINFGVKTNRCPNLAFQIEMPVKDNEVIEHLTPEETRRFLDCARTWPARDVGNMLLLAFFTGMRRGEMFKLQDEDVAFDLKLIRLRDPKGRKTLSIGMSSLVEELLQEQMAWRDEHFPGSPYVFPGKNGEMRKDCTAVDRFRKAAGLPPKFRPFHGLRHHFAVSLANSGKFSMDMISEMLTHKNVDFTKKKYAQFLPETLAAASNAAADILSGQR; encoded by the coding sequence ATGGCTACCCAAAAACGGCGATACCACCCAAAAAAATGGGCTGGCGTTTATGTGTACGAAACGTCAGAAATGTATAATGGCGCGCCTGACCTGTGTTTCTACATCACGTTTAAATCCGGCCGCCGCCTCATCTGGGAAAAGGTAGGCAAAATTTCCGAAGGATACGGGCCGGACGTGGCGGCGGAAATTCGCGCTGATCGGATAAAGGCCATCAGACATGGCGAAGAAGTCAAAACCGCCAAAGAACTCCGCCGCGAACAGGCGGAGAAAGACAAGCCCTTTGCCGAAATTGCGGATGCATATTTTGACATCAAGGGGCCGACCCTCAAAGGGTTGACCACGGATCGCAACCGTTACCTCAAACACCTCAAACCGCTGTTCGGCAAGCGAAGCGTCTCGGAAATCACGCCCCAGATGGTGGAGGAGCTGCGCAAATCCCTGAGCGAACGCAAACCGGCCACTCTCTGGAATACTCTTGAGCTTCTGCGGCGCATCATCAATTTTGGCGTCAAGACCAACCGCTGCCCCAATCTTGCCTTTCAGATCGAAATGCCCGTTAAGGACAATGAGGTTATTGAGCATCTGACGCCGGAAGAAACTCGCCGCTTTCTGGATTGCGCCCGCACATGGCCAGCCCGCGATGTGGGCAATATGCTCCTGCTGGCCTTTTTTACCGGTATGCGGCGCGGGGAGATGTTCAAACTGCAAGATGAGGACGTGGCCTTTGACCTCAAGCTCATTCGTTTGCGCGATCCCAAGGGCAGAAAAACCCTCTCCATCGGCATGAGTTCCCTGGTGGAAGAACTGTTACAAGAACAAATGGCATGGCGTGACGAACATTTTCCCGGCAGCCCCTATGTTTTCCCCGGCAAAAACGGCGAGATGCGCAAAGACTGCACAGCGGTTGACCGCTTCCGCAAGGCGGCGGGCCTGCCGCCCAAGTTCCGGCCCTTCCACGGGCTGCGGCATCACTTTGCCGTAAGCCTCGCCAACAGCGGCAAATTCAGCATGGACATGATCTCGGAAATGCTGACACACAAAAATGTGGATTTCACCAAAAAGAAGTATGCCCAATTCCTGCCGGAGACCTTGGCCGCTGCCAGCAACGCGGCGGCGGACATTCTCTCCGGCCAACGGTAG
- a CDS encoding RNA-binding domain-containing protein translates to MAFTLQTLREQAAAGEDSTRQFKSRIDNADSLAAEMAAFANANGGVIFIGVQDDGTLSGITSRELHDANQLIGNAASQHVRSPLVVQTQNILLENGNVVIALTVPAGMDKPYFDRKGVIWLKAGADKRRINSKEELRRLFQYTSQFHADELPTKAGINKLDKLLFRDFLKKRYDSDFPDTHAEQLRLLQNLNLAAGDGNLNLAGVLLFAEQPELIFPQFVAKGVRFPGIAVHADSYDDTEDFEGPLSRLFKDALAFVMRNLHKVQGKNGVNSPGTPEIPEQVFEELLVNALVHRDYLVSAPIRIFIFDDRVEIISPGTLPNNLTIANIKAGNSNIRNPILISYAAKGLLPYHGIGSGILRALKAWPDIDFEDDRESSLFKAIVRRTHRPAENTGVLAPELASKTQNLHQKQGLSDATLRDIAPEIAPELFALLEHISANPRITTTELATVLNVSRRTILYRTTMLKKKGILRRIGPSKGGQWEILP, encoded by the coding sequence ATGGCATTCACACTTCAAACGCTCAGGGAACAGGCCGCCGCAGGCGAGGACAGCACACGCCAGTTCAAGTCCCGAATCGACAATGCGGATTCTCTGGCTGCGGAAATGGCCGCCTTCGCCAATGCCAACGGCGGCGTAATTTTTATCGGCGTGCAGGATGATGGAACACTGTCCGGCATAACATCCCGAGAATTGCATGATGCGAACCAGTTGATCGGCAACGCCGCCAGCCAGCATGTCCGCAGCCCGCTTGTGGTGCAGACGCAGAACATTCTTCTTGAAAATGGAAATGTGGTTATCGCCCTGACCGTTCCTGCAGGAATGGACAAACCCTACTTTGACAGGAAAGGCGTTATCTGGCTGAAAGCCGGGGCGGACAAGCGACGTATCAATTCTAAAGAGGAACTGCGCCGTCTTTTTCAGTATACCAGCCAATTCCATGCCGATGAATTGCCCACAAAGGCGGGCATTAACAAACTGGACAAGCTGCTGTTCCGGGATTTTTTGAAAAAGCGGTATGACAGTGACTTCCCGGATACCCACGCAGAACAACTGCGCCTGCTGCAAAATCTGAACCTCGCCGCTGGCGATGGCAATCTCAATCTGGCCGGAGTGCTGCTTTTTGCCGAACAGCCGGAGCTGATTTTTCCGCAGTTCGTGGCAAAAGGCGTCCGCTTTCCGGGAATTGCCGTTCATGCTGACAGCTACGATGACACCGAAGATTTTGAAGGTCCGTTGAGCAGACTTTTCAAGGACGCCCTGGCTTTTGTCATGCGCAACCTGCACAAGGTACAGGGCAAGAATGGCGTCAACTCACCGGGTACGCCGGAAATACCGGAACAGGTTTTTGAGGAACTGCTGGTCAACGCCCTTGTACACAGGGATTATCTTGTCAGCGCGCCCATCCGCATTTTCATTTTTGATGACCGCGTGGAAATCATCAGCCCCGGCACGTTGCCGAACAATCTGACCATAGCCAATATCAAAGCCGGCAATTCCAATATCCGCAACCCCATCCTGATTTCTTACGCCGCCAAGGGGCTTTTGCCCTACCACGGCATCGGCTCCGGCATTCTGCGCGCTCTTAAGGCATGGCCGGATATTGATTTTGAAGACGATCGGGAGAGTTCGCTGTTCAAGGCCATTGTACGCAGAACCCACCGGCCTGCGGAAAACACTGGGGTACTTGCACCAGAACTTGCATCAAAAACACAAAATTTGCACCAGAAACAAGGGCTTTCTGATGCAACTCTGCGCGATATTGCACCGGAAATTGCACCAGAACTTTTTGCGCTCCTTGAGCATATCTCCGCCAATCCGCGCATAACCACAACCGAACTCGCTACTGTTCTAAACGTGAGCCGACGCACGATTCTTTACAGAACAACCATGCTCAAGAAAAAGGGCATCTTGCGCCGCATCGGTCCCAGCAAGGGCGGACAATGGGAGATTCTCCCATGA
- a CDS encoding helix-turn-helix transcriptional regulator has product MATKKLSPQEVADMYGVKTCTLARWRCKKVGPRYAKLGSRVMYDIEDLEDWFASRCVHTRDSAPQLRKR; this is encoded by the coding sequence ATGGCGACCAAAAAATTATCACCGCAAGAAGTTGCCGACATGTACGGCGTGAAGACATGCACACTGGCCCGCTGGCGCTGTAAAAAAGTTGGCCCGCGCTACGCCAAGCTCGGCAGCCGTGTCATGTACGACATAGAAGACCTTGAAGACTGGTTTGCGTCACGCTGCGTCCATACCAGAGATTCCGCCCCTCAATTGAGGAAGCGATAA